A stretch of Leucobacter aridicollis DNA encodes these proteins:
- a CDS encoding Na+/H+ antiporter subunit D, with protein MTFLVPLVVLIPLVGAALALAAPGRGALQRGITLVALTASSVLGIALMFIVDRGGPLVMQVGGWAAPYGISLVVDRVSAIMLAVSAVVLLAVFIFSIGQGLADGDEETPVSIYYPTYMVLGAGVFNAFIAGDLFNLYVGFEILLVSSYVLITLGGTAPRIRAGVTYVIVSLVSSILFLAAIGLVYGATGTVNMAQLQTRIAELPSDLQLILNLALLIAFGIKAAVFPLAFWLPDSYPTAPAPVTAVFAGLLTKVGVYAIIRTQTMLFPESSVDPLLMVIAALTLLVGILGAISQLDVKRMLSFTLISHIGYMIFGIAIATSAGFAATIYYIAHHIIVQTTLFLAVGLMERQGGTTSLSGLGGMLRSAPVIGVLFFIPMLNLGGIPPFSGFLGKVGLFTAGAALQTPAAYWLIGIGALVSLLTLYALARAWVLAFWRPKPATAAPAGPAKEPAKAPSTEALRLREREEAMIERLQDAPDAAPTQEQRGIPRLMVGATVGMIGVSLVLTFAAGPLFGYAERAGEDLAAPDTLASLVLDGDHPNGGSGSTGAPEEAPNG; from the coding sequence GTGACGTTCCTCGTGCCCCTCGTCGTACTGATCCCGCTTGTTGGCGCGGCGCTCGCCCTCGCGGCGCCCGGTCGCGGCGCCCTGCAGCGCGGCATCACGCTCGTCGCGCTCACCGCGAGCTCGGTGCTCGGGATCGCGCTCATGTTCATCGTCGACCGCGGCGGACCGCTCGTGATGCAGGTGGGCGGCTGGGCCGCGCCATACGGCATCTCGCTCGTGGTCGACCGCGTCTCGGCGATCATGCTCGCCGTCTCCGCGGTGGTGCTCCTTGCGGTCTTCATCTTCTCGATCGGCCAGGGCCTCGCCGACGGCGATGAGGAGACCCCGGTCTCCATCTACTACCCGACCTACATGGTGCTCGGCGCTGGCGTCTTCAACGCGTTCATCGCGGGCGACCTCTTCAACCTGTACGTCGGTTTCGAGATCTTGCTCGTGTCGAGCTACGTGCTCATCACCCTCGGCGGCACCGCGCCCCGTATCCGGGCCGGCGTCACCTACGTCATCGTGTCGCTCGTGTCGTCGATCCTGTTCCTCGCCGCGATCGGCCTCGTCTACGGCGCCACGGGCACCGTGAACATGGCCCAGCTGCAGACGAGGATCGCTGAGCTTCCGAGCGACCTGCAGCTCATCCTCAACCTGGCGCTGCTGATCGCGTTCGGTATCAAGGCGGCGGTGTTCCCGCTCGCCTTCTGGCTGCCGGACTCCTACCCGACGGCTCCCGCACCGGTGACCGCGGTCTTTGCCGGCTTGCTGACAAAGGTCGGCGTGTACGCGATCATCCGCACGCAGACGATGCTGTTCCCGGAATCGAGCGTGGATCCATTACTCATGGTGATAGCGGCGCTCACCCTGCTCGTCGGCATCCTGGGGGCGATCTCGCAGCTTGACGTGAAGCGAATGCTCTCGTTCACGCTGATCAGCCATATCGGGTACATGATCTTCGGCATCGCGATCGCCACGTCCGCCGGTTTCGCGGCAACGATCTACTACATCGCGCACCACATTATCGTGCAGACGACGCTGTTCCTCGCGGTGGGGCTGATGGAACGCCAGGGCGGTACGACGTCACTCTCGGGGCTCGGCGGCATGCTGCGAAGTGCGCCGGTCATCGGAGTGCTGTTCTTCATCCCGATGCTGAACCTCGGCGGCATTCCGCCGTTCTCGGGGTTCCTCGGGAAGGTGGGCCTGTTCACGGCCGGCGCCGCCCTGCAGACCCCTGCCGCATACTGGCTCATTGGTATCGGCGCGCTCGTCTCGCTGCTGACGCTCTACGCGCTCGCCCGCGCATGGGTGCTCGCGTTCTGGCGGCCCAAGCCCGCCACCGCGGCGCCGGCCGGCCCCGCGAAGGAGCCCGCGAAGGCGCCGTCAACCGAGGCGCTCAGGCTGCGCGAGCGTGAGGAAGCGATGATCGAGCGGCTGCAAGACGCTCCCGACGCCGCGCCGACGCAGGAGCAGCGCGGTATTCCACGCCTCATGGTTGGAGCGACGGTCGGCATGATCGGCGTCAGCCTGGTACTCACGTTCGCGGCCGGTCCGCTGTTCGGGTACGCCGAGCGCGCGGGTGAGGATCTCGCGGCGCCCGACACGCTCGCGTCGCTCGTCCTCGACGGCGACCACCCGAACGGTGGCAGCGGGTCCACCGGAGCACCGGAGGAGGCACCCAATGGCTAA
- the mnhG gene encoding monovalent cation/H(+) antiporter subunit G has product MFDQILDVIALICLLLAAALSAAAGIGLLRFTDALSRLHAATKPQIFGLLLVVAAVAIDQRSLGVFLALVPVFVFQALTAPTAAHMVGRAAYRTGQLDSRTILVDELGPAVERATARAAEQDREQALAEEARDRELEAEHAEGDQAPGRPPTVS; this is encoded by the coding sequence ATGTTTGACCAGATACTCGACGTCATCGCGCTGATCTGCCTGCTGCTCGCGGCGGCGCTCTCGGCGGCCGCCGGCATCGGACTGCTCCGCTTCACGGACGCGCTGAGCCGGCTGCACGCGGCGACGAAGCCGCAGATCTTCGGCCTGCTGCTCGTGGTCGCCGCGGTCGCGATCGATCAGCGCTCGCTTGGCGTGTTCCTCGCGCTCGTGCCGGTCTTCGTGTTCCAGGCGCTCACTGCGCCTACGGCGGCGCACATGGTTGGTCGTGCCGCGTACCGTACCGGGCAGCTCGACTCGCGCACGATCCTCGTCGACGAGCTTGGCCCAGCGGTCGAGCGGGCGACGGCGCGTGCGGCGGAGCAGGATCGCGAGCAGGCGCTCGCTGAAGAGGCTCGCGATCGCGAGCTCGAGGCGGAACATGCCGAGGGCGACCAGGCGCCCGGCAGGCCGCCGACGGTGAGCTAA
- a CDS encoding Na+/H+ antiporter subunit E: protein MAKRTPRTVTGMELIVRFHELPLLVGLVILWMMLWREASLLSLVSGIVVSIVMMRVFYLPPVALAGRFNPWYALRYLGYFLWNLSRASFEVAWLAVRPGPVPMTSIIAVRLRTSSDFILTVVGLTISLIPGSLVAEVDRFGSVLYLHVLNTPSQKSITKMRHDVSTIERLLILTLGSKEEVAGVRK from the coding sequence ATGGCTAAGCGCACGCCCCGCACGGTGACCGGCATGGAGCTCATCGTGCGCTTCCACGAGCTGCCGCTGCTTGTCGGCCTCGTCATCCTCTGGATGATGCTCTGGCGCGAGGCCTCGCTGCTCTCGCTCGTGAGCGGCATCGTCGTTTCGATCGTGATGATGCGCGTGTTCTACCTGCCGCCAGTGGCGCTCGCCGGCAGGTTTAACCCGTGGTACGCGCTGAGGTACCTCGGCTACTTCCTGTGGAACCTGTCGCGCGCCTCGTTCGAGGTCGCGTGGCTCGCGGTGCGGCCGGGGCCGGTGCCGATGACCTCGATCATTGCCGTTCGGCTCCGTACGAGCTCTGACTTCATCCTCACGGTCGTCGGCCTGACGATCTCACTCATCCCGGGCTCGCTCGTCGCCGAGGTGGATCGGTTCGGGTCGGTGCTGTACCTCCACGTGCTGAATACGCCGTCGCAGAAGTCGATCACGAAGATGCGGCACGACGTGTCCACGATCGAGCGGCTGCTCATTCTGACGCTTGGCTCGAAGGAAGAGGTAGCGGGGGTGCGCAAATGA
- a CDS encoding Na(+)/H(+) antiporter subunit C, translating into MTMPLVLVAVMVVMYIAGVYLLLDRSLTRIMLGFLLVGNATNLLIFLMSGDFGAAPIAGGDEAISDPLPQAFILTAIVITFGVSAFLLALIYRSWRLARVSDDHVEDDADDLAIGSAETLTTGQVTEEDLEDAPEFEEDVPEDETEGARK; encoded by the coding sequence ATGACAATGCCCCTCGTGTTGGTTGCGGTCATGGTCGTGATGTACATCGCGGGCGTGTACCTGCTGCTTGACCGGAGCCTCACCCGCATCATGCTCGGCTTCCTGCTCGTCGGCAACGCGACGAACCTCCTCATCTTCCTGATGTCTGGGGATTTCGGCGCAGCACCGATTGCGGGCGGGGACGAGGCGATCAGCGATCCGCTTCCGCAGGCGTTTATCCTCACCGCCATCGTGATCACCTTCGGCGTGAGCGCCTTCCTGCTCGCGTTGATCTATCGCTCGTGGCGTCTCGCACGCGTGAGCGACGACCACGTTGAGGACGACGCAGACGATCTCGCAATCGGCAGCGCGGAGACGCTCACCACCGGGCAGGTCACCGAGGAAGACCTCGAGGACGCCCCAGAGTTTGAGGAAGACGTGCCAGAAGACGAGACAGAGGGGGCCCGCAAGTGA
- a CDS encoding monovalent cation/H+ antiporter complex subunit F, whose translation MTFELVMFIAIGVGLTFTALAALIRIVRGPTILDRMVASDVLLTTVILSLGADMVARNHTDSIPIMVAIAATATFATIVVARYVKRRSEQDLPESAGEAEHV comes from the coding sequence ATGACGTTCGAACTTGTGATGTTCATCGCGATTGGCGTCGGGCTGACGTTCACCGCCCTCGCGGCGCTGATCCGGATCGTGCGCGGCCCGACGATCCTCGACCGCATGGTCGCCTCGGACGTGTTGCTGACGACGGTGATCCTCTCGCTCGGGGCCGACATGGTCGCGCGCAACCACACGGATTCCATCCCGATTATGGTCGCGATCGCAGCGACCGCGACGTTCGCGACGATCGTCGTCGCCCGGTACGTGAAGCGGCGCAGCGAGCAGGATCTGCCCGAGTCGGCGGGGGAGGCCGAGCATGTTTGA